CTCATAGCAGATGTTTTAAGAATAGAAGCTCAGCAAGTATTAAAACACTTGGAATTTTTACAAAGCCGCGAAATGGTTAAATATGAACTTCAAAGTGAAAGTCCTTCAGTTACTTTTTTATCAAATAGAGAAAAGGAAAATTACGTTCGTTTTGATAAAGCTTTATTTGAAAAGCGAAAAGAAAACTTTGTCTTTAGAAGAAAAAAGATGTTGGAGTACATCCAAAAGAACGAATGCAGAAGTAAGATGATATCAGCTTATTTTGGAGAAAAAAATCTGAAACTCTGCGGAAAGTGTGATATTTGCCGTAAGAGAAAAAAAATGGGCATTACTGAAAAGGATTTTGCACGGGTTTATGCTGAAATAGAACAAATACTTCAGAAGAAGCCTATATCAATAGACGATTTACTTGCTTTGAAAATAAATTTTCCGGAAGAAAAACTATTACAAATCATCCGTTTTTTAATAGATGATGGTATATTAACATTAAAAGACAGAAAACTTAGTCTCTCTAATTAAATCCCTTATGGGTAAAAAAATTGTTTTTACGGTAATAAATGACCTGAATAATGACAGGAGAATGCACCGGATATGTGCCACTTTGTTTGAAGCCGGTTACGATGTCACATTGGTTGGCAGAGAGCTCCCCGATTCTAAACCAATAATCAAAAGACCTTTTCAGCAATATCGCTTGAAGTGTAATTTCCATGCAGGGAAACTTTTTTATGTAGAATACAATCTGCGATTATTTAAATGGCTAACAAGCCGGGATTTTGATATTTATGGAGCTGTAGATGTTGATACCGCAATGGCTGTTCTTAGAGTTTCTGAGCAGAAAAAGAAACCCTTTGTTTTAGATTTACACGAATACTTTTCTGAGGTCCCGGAAGTGATAAACAGGGCTTTAGTAAAGCGTTTTTGGAAGTTTATAGAGAAAAAAGCAATACGAAAAGCTGATTTAGTATACACAGTAAGCGATAATTTAGCCAAGATTTTTGAAGAACAACACCACCGAAAGGTTTATACCATTAAAAACGTCCCTGTATACACCGGAAATAATGTCTTAAGAAAGTACCCGGCCGCCAAGTTTAATATTATTTATCAGGGAGCTCTTAATGAAGGAAGAGGTTTGGAAAACCTAATAGATGCAATGGAGTGGGTAGATGCAGAGCTGTATATAGCAGGAGAAGGCGATTTATCTGAAAAGTTAAAGACACAGGCTAACAAAAAATCATACAATTCACGAATACATTTTTTAGGTATGTTAACACCTGAAAAGTTGGCTTTGCAAACGCAAAAAGCTGATTTGGGAATAAATATACTCGAAAGTAAAAGTTTAAGCTACTATTATAGCTTAGCAAACAAGTTTTTTGATTATATTCATGCAGGTATTCCACAAATTTGTATGGGCTATCCGGAGTATAAATCTATTAATAATAACTTTGATATTGCCCTATTAATTGATAGTTTTGCAATTGAAAAATTGGTCGAAAGTATGAATGAAATCATTTCGAATAAAAATCTATATAACAGGCTGGCAGAGAATTGTATAAAAGCCTCTGAGAATTTAAACTGGCAAAATGAAAGTCTGGAATTACTTCAATTAATAAATAATTTTGATTAACAAGATTCATATTATTTCCTTTAATATCCCTTATCCGCCAAATTATGGTGGAGTTATTGATGTCTTTTATAAAATTAAAGCTTTACATAGTTTGGGTGTCAAAATTCACTTACATTGTTATCAGTATGGAAGGGATATTTCAAGCGAACTTGATGAATATTGCGAAAAGGTTTATTATTATCCACGAAAAAACTTTTTTAAAAGCATATACAGTCATGTACCTTACATAGTAGGCTCCAGATCTTCTGATGACCTAATGAGTAATTTATTGGAAGACGATAATCCTATTTTATTTGAAGGACTTCATACCTGTGCTAATCTTGGACATCCTCACCTGAAAGACCGGATAAAAATTGTGAGAATGCACAATGTGGAGTGGGATTACTACAAAAGTCTGGGAAAAGCAGAACAAAACTTCTTCCGTAAATTTTATTTTTACACAGAATCCTTTAAGCTTAAGCATTTCGAGAATATTCTGAACAATGCTAATCATATCCTTTCTATCTCACCTAATGATACAGAGTATTTGCAGGAAAAATATTCCAATGCGGCTTATGTTACTGCATTTCATTCTAATGAAAACGTAAATATAAATACCGGCATAGGGGATTATGCTCTTTATCATGGTAATTTGGGAGTAATTGAAAACAATCAAGCAGCTTTTTATTTGATTGAAAAAGTCTTTAAAAAAATAGATTACCCGCTTAAAATTGCCGGTAAAAAACCTCTGGATTCTTTATTTAAATTGGTTAATAAATACGATCATATTGAGCTAATACCTGATCCGGATTTTCCTCAAATGTTGGAACTCATAAAAAATGCGCATATAAATGTATTGCCGACTTTTCAACCAACCGGCATTAAACTGAAACTCATAAATGCTCTTTACAACGGACGTTTTTGCATAGTTAATAATGCTATGGTGGAAAATACGGGCTTACAGGATTTATGTATACAGGTTGAAGATGCAAAGTCAACTATTTCACAGATAGAAAACTTTAAAGATCAACCATTTACATCTAAAGATATCGAACTCAGGAAAAAAGTCTTATATCAGGGTTTTTCCAATTTAGAGAATGCTAAAAAGATTATTAATTTAATTAAATCAACCGAATTGATTGATACAAAATCCTAGCCTTGTGCAGAGATATCCTGATCAATAACTAAGCGACCATTAGTACATTTAATAATACGGGCCGGATACTTTTCGATTAAATAATAATTATGAGTAGCCATTAAAACGGCAGTATTATTTTCAGCGCTAATTTTGAAAAGTAAATTCATAATATCTTCAGAAGTATCAGGGTCTAAGTTTCCGGTAGGTTCATCTGCTAATATCAGTTCCGGATCATTTAATAGAGCTCTGGCAATTACTACTCGTTGCTGTTCACCACCGGAAAGTTCATGCGGCATTTTAAAATCTTTAGTTTTCAGCCCAACCTGATCCAAAACTTCTTCTATTCTGACTAACATTGCTTTTTTGTCTTTCCATCCGGTGGCTTTTAAGACAAATAATAAATTGTCCCCAACGGTTCTGTCCATCAAAAGCTGAAAATCCTGAAAAACTATACCTAATTTCCTTCTCAGAAAGGGCACTTTTGAGGATTTTAAACCATTTAGAACTACATCTACCACCTTTCCTGTCCCTTGTCTAAGGCTTAAATCTCCATAAAGTGTTTTCAATAAGCTGCTTTTTCCACTACCTGTTTTACCAATTAAATAGGCAAACTCACCTTTTTTGATAAACAAATTTACATCACTTAAAACGAGCGTTTCCCCTTGATAAATTTTAGCTTTGGTAAGTTCAATTACATTTTCATTCGTATTTTCTGACATGCTTACTGTATTTTTTCAAGTTTCCCGAAAGGGATGGTTTCAATCAACTTTTTTAATTCTTCGATTCTTTCGCCTAAACCGCACTTTTCAAGACCTTTTTCCGGTCTGTCAGCACGAAAATAACCCAAAAGAGTAAAACTCTCATCTCTCAATTGAATATAATCAGGAATTTTTGCTTTGCCCTTGATTTTAATAATATACATACGGCTAAGTTATTTTGACAAAGTTAAGATTTTTCTTTGTTTTAGCTTTGATTAGATTTTTTATATTGAAAGAGCTTAAATTATTAACTTTGCAAAAAAAAACAATGGAAAAAATCCGTAATGATATCTTTCTTAAAGCTGCATTAGGAAAAGAAGTTGATAGGCCTCCGGTTTGGTTAATGCGTCAGGCAGGTAGAATTTTACCCGAATACCGGGCTATCAGATCGAAGCTTAGCGGATTTAAAGAATTGGTTACAAACCCACAGCTTTCTGCTGAAGTCACTTTGCAGCCTGTGGATATATTAGGAGTTGATGCTGCTATTATTTTTTCTGATATACTGGTAATTCCCGAAGCTTTGGGTTTGCCTTATGAAATGCATGAGGGGAGAGGGCCTCATTTTGAAAACCCTGTTCAAACTGAAAAAGATATTAATAAATTGTCAGCAAGCGATATCCCTGCAAAGCTGCAATATGTAACAGATGCAATAAAATTAGTTAAAAATGACCTTAACGGGCGGGTTCCGTTAATTGGATTCGCCGGCGCTCCCTGGACTATTTTTGCTTATATGGTTGAAGGCAGCGGTTCAAAGACTTTTTCAATTGCCAGAAGAATGCTTTACACCAATCCCGATTTTTCAATTAAGTTACTTGATTTGATAACGGATGCCACTATACAGTACTTAAAAGCTCAAATTGCTGCAGGTGCCAATCTTATTCAAATTTTTGATTCCTGGGCCGGAGTACTTCCGGCTAATGTTTATAAAGAGTTTTCGTTAAAGTATATCAATAAAATCTGTGATGCCATAGATGAAGTGCCTGTTACGGTTTTTGCAAAAGGAGCTTTTTTTGCACTCCCCGAAATGAAACACACCAATTGCCGGGTTGTTGGACTCGATTGGAATATGAACCCGGTAGAAGCAAGAAAATTGCTGCCAAACAAGACTTTACAGGGAAACTTTGACCCATGTTTGCTTTATGCACCGGTGAAAATGATAGAAAAAGAAACAAAAATCATGCTAGACAATTTTGGAAAGCAAAATTATATAGCCAATCTGGGTCATGGCGTTTATCCTGACACCCCTTTAGATGGTGTTAAAGCTTTTATTGCAACAGTTCAAAATTGTTAAATATCTAAAACTACATTTTGGAATTAATTGCTATTTTCTTTCTTATTTCTTTAAATGGATTTTTAGCAATGTCTGAAATTGCTTTTGCCGCTACCAAGGCTTCTCGTTTAGAAACACTTAAGAGTAAAAAAGCACTTAATCTATTGCGCTTTTTAAAAAACCCGGTACAGTTTTTATCCACTATTCAAGTCGGCATTACTTTTATAGGTATACTTACCGGTATGTTTAGTGCTGCAACGATAATAGGGCATTTGGATTTGCTCATATCAAAAATAAACTTCCTGAGTGCTTACAGTTCAACTATAGCTTACACAATCACTTTATTTATCATTACTTTCATGATGATACTTTTCGGGGAACTGATTCCCAAGCGGATTGCTCTCTCAAATCCTGAAAAAATAGCCATTTTTGTTTTTACTCCCATTCGGGTTTTTGGTGTAATCACTATGCCTTTGGTATGGTTGCTCAGTCGTTCAACCGATTTTTTTAGTCGCATTTTTATTTCAAAAAAGACTAAATCTTCAAAAGCTACTGAGGAAGAAGTAAAAAACCTGATTTTAATGGGTATGCAGGAGGGAAGCGTACCGGAACTTGAAATGGATTTGCTGAATAAAGTCTTTAAACTGGACGATTTGAAGGTGGAAAGGTTCATGACTCCTAAAAAAGATTTTATATGGATTTATCTGGATGAAGATATTGAGGTACAAAAGCAAAAAATATTTAACCATCCTCATAAGTCTTATCCGGTGGCGACGTCATCTGGTCAGAAATGCCTGGGTGTTTTATATACCCATAAATTTTTAAATGCTTTTCAAAAAAATGAAAATGTAAATGTAAATGATTTACTGGAAAAACCGCTTATTGTTGATGAGGAACTAAATATGGCAGGCCTTTTACTACAGTTTCAGGAAGAAAACACTCACTTTGCATTGGTAATCAATGAACAAGTGGAAATAACAGGTCTAATAACCATGAATGAAATTTCAGAAGCCCTGATTGGTAATTATTCTGTCTTGCATCAGGAGAAACATGAAAATTTTATAGAAAGAATTGACGGCAGCTTTTTTGTGGAAGCTTCTACTCCGATTAAGCAATTTACGAGTAAGTTTTCATTAAAAAATGTAAAAACAGAAAATACAAACTTTCATACACTGGGGGGCTTTTTAATACAGGAAATGAAAGGTTTACCGGAGGTTTCAGAACGTATTGAAATCGAACATCTGATTATTGAAATTGCCGATTTAGACGGACATAGAATTGATAAGGTTATCGTCTATGTTAACGATAAGTAATAGATGTTAAGGATTTACAGTTATTTCCGGACTATGTAAAACATTGCTTTTGAGGCCGGCTTTATCTACCAGATATATCTCAAAAACAGCTTTTTCAGCAGATTCGCCATCTCCAAACAGTATAGTGTTTTGTAAAGTAATTTTAAAATGTCCTTCTATTGTTATAGAGCTATTTTTAGGGCTTAAAGGAGGTATATGATAACCAATTTCAAAAGCTCCCCTTGAGTCTTTTAAAAACAAGGAATTTACATCCGCATCAGAAGTGCCGATATCCCCATTTCCATCCAGATAATAAATTGTAAATACTATAGAATCTTCAAAAGCTTTTACATTCGTTGGTTGAACATCTATCAATTCAATGTAAGGAGTATCTGAAACAGGTCTTATATCCTTGTCTGTATCATTTGTATCATTGTCTTTGCCACATGAAAGTAGAAAAGCAGTAAAACAAAAAAGAGTAAAGCAAAGGAAAAGGTTTTTCATGTTTTTTGTTTTAAAAATCAACTTATTGAACGATAAATGAGAAGTAACTGAATAAATAAGGCTGATCATCCTGACCGGGCACTTCATAAATTGTCGATCCGCCTTGTTTACTTACATAGGAGCGAATATACACTATATCACCTACCTGAAATTGCCCGGTATTTAAAGTAAAATAATGAAAGTAGGGAAGGTCTGCCCCGAATAATGAAGGAGCAAAAAATGGGGTAAACTGCTTATTCAGATTCAATTCCATAGCATTAGAGAAATTGTTGGGACTGTTCACGCTGTATTTTACTTTGTTGTGCCCAAGCCCGGAACCGGGTAAAAAATCGCCCGCTACATTTTGTTCATAAAGGCCTATCCAAATTTGGAGGTCAACATTTTGAGGTACGATAAAAGGATAAAAAAAGATATCCTGATAACGAATAGTATCAACTCTCATATTGTTTAATGCTGGTATGTAGGCTAAATTTCCGAAAAATCCGGGTTTATAGCCGGTAAAATCAGGGCTGTTTCCAAATACATCTTTGGCATCTTGTAAAATCCAGTTTTTGATAGATGTAAGTTGCCAATTTTCAAGCGTATCATACAAAGGCATTTTTCCTAAAACCGGATCATCAGTTGTAACTCTGTCCCAAAGCCATGAATTTGTAGTATCTCCGGGCACCACTCTGTAAGTATAAAATTCGTCAGGAGTATTTTTAAAGACAGGATGGTAAACTAAGGTGTTATAGCTGCTGGAAATTGTTCTGAAATCAGGTTCAAAGGTGCCGTCATGGCAAGCCGGGTTTGCGCATTTTACTGAAAAAACTTTTTGTTGCAAAAAAGCAAAAGTATTACTGTCAGGGATTATCGGGTCTATATTAATATTACCATAATCAATAGTATCATAAGGATTAAAAGGAACTTCAGGTAAAATTCTGTCAATTACTTTTTCCTCTTTTTTACATGCCTGTATTGTGAAAATCATAAGACTTAACAGTAAAAAAACGGTATAAATATTTAAGGATTTAAAATGTTTCATTTTATAAATTTAAACAAAAGCTTCATTAAGAACCCTTCCCGGCAACAAACCGGAAGGTATTTTTCCATCAAATCCTAAGATATGGGCAATTGTCGGAACAATATCTATACTCTCACCGATAGGGGATGCTTCTGTTCCAAATGATGCATTGTGATTTACTTTTCCTGAAGGACCAACTATCAAAGAGAATATTCTTCTGGAATTATCATCACTGGTATGATCAAAAGCCCGCAATCCATTATTATCATATATACTGTTTGGTTGTAAGTTTCTGCCATGCTCAGGCATGCATATCAAAATAGTATCATTTGCAAGCACGGGATCGCTTTGTATTTTATTCCAAAGCCAGCCAACACCATAATCTGCCCGGTGTAAAAAGCTCAGATAGCTGCTAAAGTCTGTATGACAGATATCCAGATTGAAAGTATTAATTACGGTAAGTTCCGGTTTGAATTCTTTCAAAACCATCCAGGCGGAAGAAATATTCATTAAGTCACCTGTTAAACCTTGAGTTGAATTAGTGGGAGTAGCCCATTCCATAGGTGTACTGCCGTTTAAAATAGATGTTTTCCATTCCTGTATATGCTTTCGATCTGCTTCGTTATTAGCAATCCCGGAAATGCCATCAGAGGCTTGCTTAAATGATTTATTTAAAAAATCTTTCGTCTTTCTTATTCTGGAAACATCATCCGGTTGAACAGAGATTTGTTGAGGAATTAAATCCTGACCTATATTTCCAAAAACTGTGGCCGGTCTCATGTAGTTTGCACCGTAAGCTGCGCCATACATAGGATGTCTGCTGTAATTCAAGGAAGGGTATGGACCCAGACCTTCAGAAAGCCACCAGGCATTTAATGCCGATTTAGAGGGATCTGTATGTTTGCGATAATATTCAAATATAGTGGGGTATTCAGGGTTAACATTTAAGTTTAAGCCAGTATAAGTATAGTTACCGGTCATAGCTACGGTATGCCCGTTATAATGTCCTGTCGGACCTTCTTTATATCTAAGTTCTTTAAATAAACTACCTTGTTGGCTGAGTGGATTGCTTAAAATCGGACTCCAGCGATTATATACCAGATTTCCGGAAGGTTGACTGCCTGACAACATATTTTCCATCACATTACCTTGTGTGGTCATCCCTTGTGTAGCCAAATATAGCTGATCAATAGATTCCTGATTTCTAATTCCACCGGCAAATAACATAAAGACTACATGATTGGCAATGCGGTTTCCGGTTGAAGCAAACAACCTGCCTGATGGCAATATATACGGAGCTGTAATTATCCCGGCTGTGGCCGCTAACGATTTTTTAATAAAACTTCTTCTTTTCATAAACTACAATTTGAGAGTCAGCCTATTAATAATACAAATATTCATTAGAAAGCAACATGGATTCATATAAATGTTCCGGTCTGTAATCCATATCACCTTCAATTAAATCTTTTATGTAAAACAATTCATATTCCGTTGGATATCTCAGATAAAATCGAACAAAACTCTCTTTAATAAAGCCTCCCAAATCACTTCGCATTTCCTGATTATCCGGAATTAATAACTGCGGGCTATTCAAAAATCCTCTAATAGTTAATTCCCGTGCCATTTGTTTATCACCAATTGCCAATGTCAGTACAGATAGATTATTGAGAATAGAAGATGAAATGGATTGGTTATATAAATGCATATAAAGAATGCTGTAAAATTGAGAACTGTTTTTAACTCTGTTTTTTTCAGATGCTGACTGATAAAGGTTGACTGTGTCTAATTGATAAATAACATTTTCATAAGTAACTTTCTCAATAACAAGTGTTTCCTTTTTACAGGAGCTTATAAAAAAGACAATTAGAACAATTAAGTAAAAATTACTTTTAAAAACTTGCATACTCCTCTGAAATTAAAATAGTTACAAAAAGGTCTTTAATATTACGATCTTGCTCTAAAATAGTGGCATTTGTATTAATCTCAACAGCTGTTGGGTTTCGAATAAGTAAAAAGTTATAAATTCGACTGACTAGACCTGAGTGAAATTCCTGACTTTGAGTTACAATATTCATGAAATCACCTTTACCCGAACCGCTTACCTGAAATAACTGCTCCGGTGAACCATCAATCATTTCTACTGACCTGTTAAGTTCGCTGCTTGTAGGAAGTCTTAAGAAAAAGTTTTCAAAAGTGGCTATTGCAAAGTTTTCACTGCCCATATTTATTTCATCATAAAAGAAATTATTAATCAATCTTCTGTAATAATTATTAACATTAATTTCTCCCTGTGCAAAATCTTCTCTTGCATCCAAAAGTTTTTGCATTCTATCAATCTCCAATTGAATAAATTGTGCTTCTAAAATTTCACCATTATCAATTGCATTTTGATAAACAAAACCAAATATTAAAATATTTTCGGCAATAGTAGCACTATCAATGCCTTCCAGCATATTAAAACTGTTACGTTCATGGTATCTCCTGTAAAATAATGGGTTTGAAAGAACTTCATTTATTACTGTTTCACGGGCAGTTTTTGAATATTCATTTTCTGCTAAAAAGATCTTATGACTTTCCATTTGTTGCTCGGAAGGAGTAATGCCAAGCATGTCTATATAAACCCTATTGATATAATTTTCAATTTTTATAGCCGGGATACTACCACTGGGAGGTGGAATATTTCCTTCTATTACCAAGTCTTCTTTTACTTCACGCTCAATAGTTTCCTTTTTACAGGCAGAAAAAAAGAGAATGGAAACAAATAAAATAAAAAAGATTCTAAACATATTATCAAAGTTAAAAAGTCAGTATTTCACCTTTATAATCAGCTAAAATTCAAACTAATTAATAAAATTAAAAAATTTGAACTTATGCATCCTGCTTTTTTATGTTAATTTTGAGAAAATTACAACAAACTTTTATGGAGGATATAAGCCTACCTCAATTTCCGAATTCACAAGAATTGTATGAAAAAGCTTATTTGAAAAGTGTTTCAGAAGTAAAGGTTATTTTTCCTTTTTTGATTGTATTGCCCTTAGTCTTAGTGCTTGTTACTTTTATTTTGTTTAATCAAAATATTTATACGACTTCTTATCTTCTTTTTTACTCTTTATTTGTGATATCAACAGCCATAATTTTTTACTTTTTGCTTCTGATGTATCGAAAAGGATTACAATCACCTCATGTATTGTATGGAGTGTTAACTGACAGTAATTTTAATAAAAGAACAAATATTATTGAGTTAAGCATTAATGCAAAATATGTTTTTAAGCTTAATAAAGATGAAAAGCCGGTAAAAATCACCCTTAAAGAAGACAGTATCCTTAACCGAAAGCTTGAAGAGAATAATCCTGTGAAAGAGAGCCTGCATCAAAAAAAAGAAACTCCCTGTTTTTGGCTATCAACAGGCACCGGTAAAATTGTAGACTTTTTTTGAAGCTTGTTCCATTTAATTTCAGGTATTAAAAAAGTTTATACTAAATTTGGCCTTTATCAGAAATGAAAGAGATGCAACATTTATCAAAACGAATTTTGGATTTAGAAGAATCTGCTACCATCCGTATGGCACAACTGGCTCGTAAACTCAAGTCAGAGGGTAGGGATATTATTAGTTTAAGTCTGGGAGAACCGGATTTTAATACCCCTGAATATATTGGAAATGCAGCTAAGAAGGCTATTGATGAAGGATATACTCACTATACTCCGGTTGCCGGTTATGCTGAATTGAGAAAAGCAATTTCAGATAAGTTATTACGTGACAACGGGCTTAGTTATGACATTAATCAAATTGTAAGTTCAACCGGTGCCAAGCAATCTTTGATGAATGCAATTTTGTGCTTAGTAGAATCCGGGGATGAAGTAATCGTTCCAAGCCCTTACTGGGTCAGTTATGCAGCCATGATACAACTGGCCGAAGGAAAAATGATTAATATCCCCACTACTGTTGAAAGCGCGTTTAAAATCACTCCTGAACAGCTTGAAAATGCTATAACACCCAAATCAAAGCTGCTTATGCTTTGCTCTCCTTCTAATCCAACGGGAGCTGTTTATTCAGAAAGTGAGTTACGGTCTTTGGCAGAAGTTTTGAAAAAGTATCCACAAATAATAATTATTTCAGATGAAATTTATGAATATATTACCTTCGAAACACCTCATTTCAGCATAGCTCAAATAGAGGGCATGTATGAAAGAACAGCTATTGTCAACGGAGTTTCCAAAGGATTTGCCATGACAGGCTGGCGTTTAGGCTTTCTTGCAGCACCTGAGTGGCTGGCTAAAGCATGTGATAAAATTCAGGGACAGTTTACCTCCGGAACATCTTCAATATCTCAAAAAGCAGCTGAAGCAGCTTTTACTGAAAACTTAGATGAAGTATATGCTATGCGCGACAAATTTAAAGAGCGCAGAGATCTGGTTCTTGATAAATTAAATGCAATTGATGGCCTGAAAATAAGTATTCCGCAAGGAGCTTTTTATGTTTTTCCTGACATAAGCGCATTTTTTGGAAAGAAAAGTGGTGATTTTCAAATAAATTCTTCTGAGGATTTCTGTATGTATATACTTGATGAAGCTAACGTATCGC
The Chitinophagaceae bacterium DNA segment above includes these coding regions:
- a CDS encoding glycosyltransferase, encoding MGKKIVFTVINDLNNDRRMHRICATLFEAGYDVTLVGRELPDSKPIIKRPFQQYRLKCNFHAGKLFYVEYNLRLFKWLTSRDFDIYGAVDVDTAMAVLRVSEQKKKPFVLDLHEYFSEVPEVINRALVKRFWKFIEKKAIRKADLVYTVSDNLAKIFEEQHHRKVYTIKNVPVYTGNNVLRKYPAAKFNIIYQGALNEGRGLENLIDAMEWVDAELYIAGEGDLSEKLKTQANKKSYNSRIHFLGMLTPEKLALQTQKADLGINILESKSLSYYYSLANKFFDYIHAGIPQICMGYPEYKSINNNFDIALLIDSFAIEKLVESMNEIISNKNLYNRLAENCIKASENLNWQNESLELLQLINNFD
- a CDS encoding ATP-binding cassette domain-containing protein; this encodes MSENTNENVIELTKAKIYQGETLVLSDVNLFIKKGEFAYLIGKTGSGKSSLLKTLYGDLSLRQGTGKVVDVVLNGLKSSKVPFLRRKLGIVFQDFQLLMDRTVGDNLLFVLKATGWKDKKAMLVRIEEVLDQVGLKTKDFKMPHELSGGEQQRVVIARALLNDPELILADEPTGNLDPDTSEDIMNLLFKISAENNTAVLMATHNYYLIEKYPARIIKCTNGRLVIDQDISAQG
- a CDS encoding fructose-6-phosphate aldolase, with protein sequence MYIIKIKGKAKIPDYIQLRDESFTLLGYFRADRPEKGLEKCGLGERIEELKKLIETIPFGKLEKIQ
- the hemE gene encoding uroporphyrinogen decarboxylase, with amino-acid sequence MEKIRNDIFLKAALGKEVDRPPVWLMRQAGRILPEYRAIRSKLSGFKELVTNPQLSAEVTLQPVDILGVDAAIIFSDILVIPEALGLPYEMHEGRGPHFENPVQTEKDINKLSASDIPAKLQYVTDAIKLVKNDLNGRVPLIGFAGAPWTIFAYMVEGSGSKTFSIARRMLYTNPDFSIKLLDLITDATIQYLKAQIAAGANLIQIFDSWAGVLPANVYKEFSLKYINKICDAIDEVPVTVFAKGAFFALPEMKHTNCRVVGLDWNMNPVEARKLLPNKTLQGNFDPCLLYAPVKMIEKETKIMLDNFGKQNYIANLGHGVYPDTPLDGVKAFIATVQNC
- a CDS encoding HlyC/CorC family transporter, translating into MELIAIFFLISLNGFLAMSEIAFAATKASRLETLKSKKALNLLRFLKNPVQFLSTIQVGITFIGILTGMFSAATIIGHLDLLISKINFLSAYSSTIAYTITLFIITFMMILFGELIPKRIALSNPEKIAIFVFTPIRVFGVITMPLVWLLSRSTDFFSRIFISKKTKSSKATEEEVKNLILMGMQEGSVPELEMDLLNKVFKLDDLKVERFMTPKKDFIWIYLDEDIEVQKQKIFNHPHKSYPVATSSGQKCLGVLYTHKFLNAFQKNENVNVNDLLEKPLIVDEELNMAGLLLQFQEENTHFALVINEQVEITGLITMNEISEALIGNYSVLHQEKHENFIERIDGSFFVEASTPIKQFTSKFSLKNVKTENTNFHTLGGFLIQEMKGLPEVSERIEIEHLIIEIADLDGHRIDKVIVYVNDK
- a CDS encoding pyridoxal phosphate-dependent aminotransferase; this encodes MQHLSKRILDLEESATIRMAQLARKLKSEGRDIISLSLGEPDFNTPEYIGNAAKKAIDEGYTHYTPVAGYAELRKAISDKLLRDNGLSYDINQIVSSTGAKQSLMNAILCLVESGDEVIVPSPYWVSYAAMIQLAEGKMINIPTTVESAFKITPEQLENAITPKSKLLMLCSPSNPTGAVYSESELRSLAEVLKKYPQIIIISDEIYEYITFETPHFSIAQIEGMYERTAIVNGVSKGFAMTGWRLGFLAAPEWLAKACDKIQGQFTSGTSSISQKAAEAAFTENLDEVYAMRDKFKERRDLVLDKLNAIDGLKISIPQGAFYVFPDISAFFGKKSGDFQINSSEDFCMYILDEANVSLVAGSAFGDDNCVRISYANSEENLRKALDKISAALAKLK